One Brevinematia bacterium genomic window carries:
- the rsmA gene encoding 16S rRNA (adenine(1518)-N(6)/adenine(1519)-N(6))-dimethyltransferase RsmA, which produces MDIYSPSGIRQILSKHNYFLSSTKGQNYLIDKNTSQKIVKLIKSLTQNKTYVLEVGSGLGAITLPLAQTFEYVVTVEIDRGIAKCLEEVLEYYGVREKVKVITKDFLKLHPSDIPLIDPQNTIFVSNLPYNVAGEILKKIIYEYQIEDLFVMVQKEFFERITAKQGNRNYSFVSVVTQLSVDKITKLLDVGKNSFFPIPSVDSVFINLKRSPLPISEEEVKVIQKLFTTRRKTILNSIHTLFNHSKDIIRNLLLDLNIDEKTRIENLPPITIKDLVKNLLKLSSQK; this is translated from the coding sequence ATGGATATATACTCCCCTTCAGGAATAAGGCAAATACTATCTAAGCACAATTATTTTCTCTCCTCCACCAAGGGACAAAACTACCTTATAGACAAAAATACCTCTCAAAAGATCGTTAAACTCATCAAATCTCTTACTCAAAACAAAACCTACGTTCTAGAAGTAGGTAGCGGACTAGGAGCAATAACACTCCCTCTAGCACAAACATTTGAATATGTAGTAACAGTTGAAATAGATAGAGGGATAGCAAAATGCTTGGAAGAAGTTCTAGAATATTACGGAGTTAGAGAAAAGGTTAAAGTGATAACCAAAGACTTTCTCAAACTACACCCCAGCGATATTCCCCTGATTGACCCTCAAAACACTATATTCGTATCTAACCTTCCCTATAACGTAGCAGGAGAGATTCTAAAAAAGATCATATATGAATACCAAATAGAAGATCTATTTGTGATGGTTCAGAAGGAGTTTTTTGAGAGAATTACTGCAAAACAAGGAAACAGAAACTATTCTTTTGTATCGGTAGTAACTCAGCTAAGCGTAGACAAAATTACCAAATTACTCGACGTTGGTAAAAACTCTTTTTTCCCTATCCCTTCTGTAGACTCAGTGTTTATCAACCTAAAAAGATCTCCACTACCAATCTCAGAAGAAGAAGTTAAAGTCATCCAAAAGCTCTTTACAACCCGAAGAAAAACTATCCTCAACTCAATACATACCCTCTTCAACCACAGTAAAGACATCATAAGAAATCTACTCCTAGACCTCAACATAGACGAAAAAACAAGGATTGAAAACCTACCACCGATAACCATCAAAGATCTAG